In Acidobacteriota bacterium, one DNA window encodes the following:
- a CDS encoding PmoA family protein, whose amino-acid sequence MQRRDFLLTTAAAAIGGFTVTPAEGRRPAQPGAYTLVPGPLGKTLKTPDGRVVFEYLTSKPAETDMSANSVCCFAPLNSPAGERLTVFGAGHRHYRGVFFAWHTVEFREPIPAPAPRGGGPPGRGGSRGEGGPGPGGGRRGGGNGLASAAGQGPGGGRAAAPPPSPEVLARQNQPTRGNVLVGDYWGWGRYALMAGRVIRNRSIELVKADRAAAQLEIQNDWTVHDQVLMRETLTAGVHAVPSAYVLDLTYRFTPNNVDVVLPEWSFGGFCVSGRSDAQSSSYASPDGKLDLGNPSMVDGSTSWPDAPWYARTHVLDGKTAGYAVINHASNPRTRWWNPPSTGNIQPSIVTYGEYAIPNGQTLTLKYRLVAYDGEFGADRLNPLAADWRQENGRV is encoded by the coding sequence ATGCAGCGACGAGATTTTCTGTTGACCACGGCGGCCGCGGCGATCGGCGGATTCACCGTGACGCCGGCCGAAGGGCGCCGTCCGGCGCAGCCCGGCGCCTACACGCTCGTTCCAGGACCGCTCGGCAAGACGCTCAAGACGCCGGACGGCCGCGTCGTGTTCGAGTACCTGACGTCGAAGCCGGCCGAAACGGACATGAGCGCGAACAGCGTCTGCTGCTTCGCGCCGCTCAACTCACCGGCCGGCGAGCGCCTGACGGTATTCGGCGCCGGGCATCGCCACTATCGCGGGGTCTTCTTCGCGTGGCACACCGTGGAGTTTCGCGAGCCGATTCCGGCGCCGGCACCGCGGGGCGGCGGGCCGCCGGGACGAGGGGGAAGCCGGGGCGAGGGCGGCCCCGGTCCAGGTGGCGGACGCCGCGGCGGTGGTAACGGCCTGGCGAGCGCCGCCGGGCAGGGGCCAGGCGGGGGACGTGCCGCCGCGCCGCCGCCCTCGCCGGAGGTTCTGGCGCGACAGAACCAGCCAACCCGCGGCAACGTGCTCGTGGGCGACTACTGGGGCTGGGGACGCTACGCGTTGATGGCCGGCCGTGTGATCAGGAACCGCAGCATCGAGCTCGTCAAGGCGGATCGGGCGGCCGCGCAGCTCGAGATCCAGAACGACTGGACGGTACACGACCAGGTGCTCATGCGCGAAACGCTCACGGCCGGCGTGCACGCCGTGCCGAGCGCCTACGTGCTCGACCTCACCTATCGCTTCACCCCGAACAACGTCGACGTCGTGCTGCCGGAGTGGTCCTTCGGAGGTTTCTGCGTGAGCGGCCGGTCGGACGCGCAGTCGTCGTCCTACGCCTCGCCCGACGGCAAGCTGGATCTCGGCAACCCGTCGATGGTCGACGGCAGCACGTCCTGGCCCGACGCGCCGTGGTATGCGCGCACGCACGTCCTCGACGGCAAGACCGCCGGCTACGCCGTCATCAACCACGCGTCGAATCCGAGAACGCGCTGGTGGAATCCGCCGAGCACCGGCAACATCCAGCCGAGCATCGTGACGTACGGCGAGTACGCGATTCCGAACGGGCAGACGCTGACGCTGAAGTACCGCCTCGTCGCGTACGACGGCGAGTTCGGCGCCGATCGACTGAACCCGCTGGCCGCCGACTGGAGACAGGAGAACGGACGGGTGTAG
- a CDS encoding PD40 domain-containing protein yields the protein MKPDRYRAFGPFVLDTLRGRLWHDGTPVALTPRVAALLSTFVESPGELLSKDDLMRRVWAGVIVEENNLARHISTIRKILGERPEEREYIATVPGVGYRFVASVTTLEELPAVCRAPVAAPRRDLSSPIVSDQAAAPPVPAQVPGLTIDRRRVGWRAAVAATVLVAGAAAGWWFVWRDSGGAPPAERTFRQLTYEGGLQQDPVWSPDGTRIAYASDRLGNADIWIQAVAEATPPVRVTSSAANDWQPAWSPDGRFIAFRSERDGGGLFVVAADGGAERRLTDFGTHPRWSPSGDLILFSRAGAETAGATRLCLIRPDGTGLASVASPALSRLTVVNAAWHPDGRLSVLGRDQANAWALATFRPGGAPVTRSDIPAAVQEQLASSGVSLLQFVWAPTGRFLFLEGRSEAVRNLWRVAVRPRTLAWTGALEQLTTGPGRNAGLSLSPDGRQLAFSVSTPRLSFWSYAFDAASGRIVDAGQDVTPGQADEQDMDASADGRRLVYRSLRSDRFELWERSSVAEDPRLLAATTEWRYSLPRWSPDGTRVAYQRTRSGGGSRAERVISILAVDNREERLLDVPVDTTMVPGDWQADGRALLGGCRLPAQPAMGTCVMPVDGGEARQLAYDPRADLVQHRFSPDQRWISFAAIPLNDRSVSTVYVMPARSGASWTPLTDGQSYDDKPRWAPDGRTLYFVSNRGGRPDVWGRRFDPETGEPESGVFRVTSFDRGPRILPTFLRQLGMVISTNHLFLPMYEATGHLWVLDGVDR from the coding sequence TCACTCCCCGCGTCGCCGCCCTGCTGTCGACGTTCGTCGAGAGCCCGGGCGAGCTTCTGAGCAAAGACGACCTCATGCGCCGCGTCTGGGCCGGGGTCATCGTCGAAGAGAACAACCTCGCCCGCCACATCAGCACCATCCGCAAGATCCTCGGCGAGCGGCCCGAAGAGCGCGAGTACATCGCGACGGTGCCGGGCGTCGGCTACCGCTTCGTGGCATCGGTCACGACGCTCGAGGAGCTCCCCGCGGTGTGCCGCGCGCCAGTCGCCGCACCTCGCCGCGACCTGTCATCGCCGATCGTCTCAGACCAGGCCGCCGCACCGCCCGTTCCGGCGCAAGTGCCGGGGTTAACGATCGATCGCAGGCGCGTCGGCTGGCGAGCTGCCGTCGCGGCCACGGTACTGGTGGCGGGCGCGGCCGCCGGGTGGTGGTTCGTCTGGCGGGATTCCGGCGGCGCGCCGCCAGCGGAACGCACGTTCAGGCAACTGACGTACGAAGGCGGCCTGCAGCAGGATCCGGTGTGGTCTCCCGACGGCACGCGCATCGCGTATGCGTCCGATCGACTCGGCAACGCCGACATCTGGATCCAGGCCGTCGCCGAGGCGACGCCGCCGGTCCGCGTCACGTCGTCCGCGGCGAACGACTGGCAGCCTGCATGGTCGCCTGACGGCCGGTTCATCGCGTTCCGGTCCGAACGCGATGGCGGCGGCCTCTTCGTCGTCGCCGCCGACGGCGGCGCCGAACGGCGCTTGACCGACTTCGGCACGCATCCGCGATGGTCGCCATCCGGCGATCTCATCCTCTTTTCCCGGGCCGGCGCCGAAACGGCCGGCGCGACGCGTCTTTGCCTGATCCGACCGGACGGAACAGGGCTCGCGAGCGTCGCCAGCCCGGCGCTCAGCCGCCTGACAGTCGTGAACGCGGCCTGGCATCCCGACGGCCGGCTCTCGGTCCTGGGACGCGATCAAGCCAACGCCTGGGCGCTCGCGACGTTTCGACCCGGCGGCGCCCCGGTCACGCGCTCCGACATCCCAGCCGCGGTCCAGGAACAGTTGGCGAGCTCGGGCGTGAGCCTTCTCCAGTTCGTCTGGGCGCCGACGGGGCGGTTTCTGTTTCTCGAAGGGCGCAGCGAGGCCGTGCGCAATCTCTGGCGCGTTGCCGTGCGCCCGCGCACGCTGGCCTGGACCGGCGCGCTGGAACAGTTGACGACCGGACCGGGCAGGAACGCCGGCCTCTCGCTGTCGCCCGACGGCCGTCAGCTCGCGTTCAGCGTCAGCACGCCGAGGCTGAGCTTCTGGTCGTACGCGTTCGACGCGGCATCGGGGAGGATCGTGGACGCGGGCCAGGACGTGACGCCCGGCCAGGCCGACGAGCAGGACATGGACGCGTCGGCTGATGGACGGCGCCTCGTCTATCGATCGCTGCGGAGCGATCGCTTCGAGCTGTGGGAACGATCGTCGGTTGCCGAGGATCCCCGGCTGCTCGCGGCGACCACCGAATGGCGCTACTCGCTGCCGCGCTGGTCGCCCGACGGCACACGCGTCGCCTACCAACGCACCCGGAGCGGCGGCGGCAGCCGTGCCGAGCGCGTGATCTCCATCCTGGCGGTCGACAACCGCGAAGAACGGCTCCTCGACGTCCCCGTGGATACGACGATGGTGCCGGGCGACTGGCAGGCGGATGGCCGCGCCCTGCTCGGCGGCTGCCGGTTGCCGGCCCAACCCGCGATGGGGACCTGCGTCATGCCGGTCGACGGCGGCGAGGCGCGCCAGCTCGCCTACGATCCGCGCGCCGATCTCGTGCAGCACCGGTTCTCACCGGATCAGCGATGGATCAGCTTCGCGGCCATCCCGCTGAACGATCGGAGCGTGTCGACTGTCTACGTGATGCCGGCCAGGAGCGGCGCGAGCTGGACGCCCCTCACCGACGGCCAGTCGTACGACGACAAGCCCCGGTGGGCGCCGGACGGCCGCACGCTGTACTTCGTGTCGAATCGCGGCGGACGTCCGGACGTCTGGGGGCGCCGCTTCGACCCGGAGACCGGCGAGCCGGAAAGTGGCGTCTTCCGGGTGACGTCGTTCGACCGCGGCCCGCGGATCCTGCCCACCTTTCTCCGTCAGCTCGGGATGGTGATCTCCACCAACCACCTGTTCCTGCCGATGTACGAAGCCACCGGTCACCTGTGGGTGCTCGACGGCGTCGACCGCTGA
- a CDS encoding VCBS repeat-containing protein: protein MSKRLSFVVVASLVMGVTAYATGPTFRPDVIFTGSSLADWTMLGAADWKAQNGEIVGTPKTPAGGWLVLKRSFQDVGVFSNITCDAGCKAGILMRAEKTPDGGMRGVLLQVENGELKSFAVTIDAQGSETGRNLLPAPAGRGGGRGGGRGGPQAGATTGGGMPAGRAAEPVTLPPGVSLPRLARQGGAYLPNQANAVDINITYNGYTVRLNGAAAAGAAGQLTDQVGKYGPIALYVGGTAPARFKDVAYQDFNVRPTEAEKISSNFRVQRLSEFYYSYSAVIADINRDGNNDVVAGPFYYLGPDFNGAHQIYLPESFNPTSEYALPAMVQLAYDFTGDGWPDVLNMSGNAGNGLGTLFVNPKGESRRWDKFEVMPLPDHVVGGEETLLEDLDGDGRPEIMHTGANTLQYSRPDPANPTGVWVTTTISERGPWAGTSAGFPNLNHGLGAGDINGDGRADWVNPYGWFEQPPKGSAQKLWTYHPAELGRNATGGAEMGVYDVNGDGLNDVVTGLEAHGFGAAWYEQKRNATGAISFVEHMIFDTAIDKNAGGVWFTQPHGSTFADINGDGIKDFIVGKRHHSHFEYGDPDNFSMPVLYVYKVVRNKQAPGGAEFVPELVSNRAGIGSHADTGDLNKDGTPDIVVSAASGTFIFFNNYKKAGR, encoded by the coding sequence ATGTCGAAGCGTTTGTCGTTCGTTGTCGTCGCAAGCCTGGTCATGGGTGTCACCGCCTACGCGACCGGCCCGACATTTCGGCCCGACGTGATCTTCACGGGGTCGTCGCTCGCCGACTGGACGATGCTCGGTGCGGCGGATTGGAAGGCACAGAACGGCGAGATCGTCGGCACACCGAAGACGCCGGCCGGCGGATGGCTCGTGCTGAAGCGTTCGTTCCAGGACGTCGGCGTGTTCTCGAACATCACGTGTGACGCGGGCTGCAAGGCCGGCATCCTCATGCGCGCCGAGAAGACACCGGACGGCGGCATGCGCGGCGTGCTGCTGCAGGTCGAGAACGGCGAGCTGAAGTCGTTCGCGGTCACGATCGACGCGCAAGGCTCCGAGACCGGCCGTAACCTGCTACCGGCGCCCGCGGGGCGCGGTGGCGGCCGTGGCGGCGGCCGCGGCGGCCCGCAGGCTGGCGCGACGACGGGCGGTGGTATGCCGGCCGGACGCGCGGCGGAACCGGTGACGCTGCCGCCAGGCGTGAGCTTGCCCCGGCTGGCTCGGCAGGGCGGGGCGTATCTGCCCAATCAGGCGAACGCGGTCGACATCAACATCACCTACAACGGCTACACCGTGAGGCTGAACGGCGCGGCGGCCGCCGGCGCAGCCGGACAGTTGACCGATCAGGTCGGCAAGTACGGGCCGATCGCGCTCTACGTCGGCGGCACGGCGCCGGCGCGCTTCAAGGACGTCGCGTACCAGGACTTCAACGTGCGGCCCACCGAAGCGGAGAAGATCTCCTCGAACTTCCGCGTCCAGCGGCTGAGCGAGTTCTACTACTCCTACTCGGCCGTCATCGCCGACATCAACCGCGACGGCAACAACGACGTGGTCGCCGGGCCGTTCTACTACCTCGGGCCCGACTTCAACGGCGCGCACCAGATCTACCTTCCCGAGTCGTTCAACCCGACGAGCGAGTACGCGCTGCCGGCGATGGTGCAGCTCGCCTACGACTTCACCGGCGACGGCTGGCCCGACGTGTTGAACATGAGCGGCAACGCGGGCAACGGCCTCGGGACGCTGTTCGTCAACCCCAAGGGCGAGAGCCGCCGCTGGGACAAGTTCGAGGTCATGCCGCTGCCCGATCACGTGGTGGGCGGCGAAGAGACGCTGCTCGAAGATCTCGACGGCGACGGCAGGCCGGAGATCATGCACACCGGCGCGAACACCCTGCAGTACTCGAGGCCGGATCCGGCGAATCCGACCGGTGTCTGGGTCACGACCACCATCTCGGAACGCGGGCCCTGGGCCGGAACGTCCGCAGGGTTCCCGAACCTCAATCACGGCCTCGGGGCGGGCGACATCAACGGGGACGGCCGCGCGGACTGGGTGAACCCGTATGGCTGGTTCGAGCAGCCGCCGAAGGGCAGCGCGCAGAAGCTCTGGACGTATCACCCGGCGGAACTGGGACGCAACGCGACCGGCGGCGCGGAGATGGGTGTCTACGACGTCAACGGCGACGGCTTGAACGACGTGGTGACCGGCCTCGAGGCGCACGGATTCGGCGCGGCCTGGTACGAACAGAAGCGGAACGCGACCGGGGCGATCTCGTTCGTCGAGCACATGATCTTCGATACCGCCATCGACAAGAACGCGGGCGGCGTGTGGTTCACGCAGCCGCACGGCAGCACGTTCGCCGACATCAACGGCGACGGCATCAAGGACTTCATCGTCGGCAAGCGGCACCACTCGCACTTCGAGTACGGCGATCCCGACAACTTCAGCATGCCGGTGCTGTACGTCTACAAGGTCGTGCGCAACAAGCAGGCGCCCGGCGGCGCGGAGTTCGTGCCCGAGCTCGTCTCGAACCGAGCGGGCATCGGATCGCATGCCGACACCGGCGACCTGAACAAGGACGGCACGCCCGACATCGTGGTGTCGGCGGCGAGCGGCACGTTCATCTTCTTCAACAACTACAAGAAGGCAGGGCGATGA
- a CDS encoding VCBS repeat-containing protein, translating into MATKYGQRHGRRAMWAAAAALAVAAILPGQAAGPTFRADYRFTGTSLSAFTPIGQADWKVQNGEIVGTPKDATGGWLLVNGAALQDLQMYAEVKCVAGCKAGYLVRAEKTPDGGMKGVLMSLTDGDLQPYLVKIDAQGREVGREPLPAPTPAAGRGGGGGGAAGAGARAGGAAAPGGGAPGGGGAGQGARAGGGGGRGPGPAPALAPEIAARLPKSLAERPTGAFVAGDYNTVELLVSENALSPKFNGGSLGGGGGANRAIPDNEKNGFGQIGLYVGGAGEARFKNFMYKDALVRAWGPDRTGQNWRAVRLDPHYYAWSAAVADFNKDGNQDVVAGAYAYFGPNFAIQRQVYTPHSFNPTAEYPQPAMVNLAYDFTGDGWPDVLSMSGNAGNGIGNLYVNPQNQSRLWPHYITIQPVGNEETLFKDIDGDGRPDLIHAGMNTLRYSTFDSAKWDPANPTAMWTTHTISEPGPWGVNIGHGLGVGDVNGDGRADYLNAYGWWEQPAKGTPEGPWTHHPTAFGRWGASQGGAGGAEICTFDVNGDGLLDAFGPMEGHGFGLAWWEQKRDANRNISFVEHIIMDNFLTKNAGDVTFTEPHAAACGDVDGDRLPDLVTGKRYMSHFGYTDPDPWGEPVIYAYRLVRNKQAPGGAEFVPELVHNRSGAGSHMVIADMNKDGMNDIVVSVNIGTYVFENLRKKPAAAPAAR; encoded by the coding sequence ATGGCAACGAAGTACGGACAGAGACACGGACGGCGGGCGATGTGGGCGGCAGCGGCCGCGCTGGCCGTCGCGGCCATCCTTCCGGGGCAGGCCGCGGGGCCGACCTTCCGGGCGGACTATCGATTCACCGGCACCTCGCTCTCGGCGTTCACGCCGATCGGCCAGGCCGACTGGAAAGTGCAGAACGGCGAGATCGTCGGGACGCCGAAAGATGCGACCGGCGGCTGGCTGCTCGTGAACGGCGCGGCGCTGCAGGACCTCCAGATGTACGCCGAGGTCAAGTGCGTCGCCGGCTGCAAGGCAGGATACCTCGTGCGCGCCGAGAAGACGCCCGACGGCGGCATGAAGGGCGTGCTCATGTCCCTCACCGACGGCGATCTCCAGCCCTACCTCGTGAAGATCGACGCGCAGGGTCGGGAGGTGGGCCGCGAGCCGCTGCCGGCCCCGACGCCTGCGGCTGGCCGTGGTGGTGGCGGCGGCGGTGCCGCTGGTGCGGGCGCGCGCGCGGGTGGCGCGGCTGCGCCGGGCGGCGGTGCCCCGGGTGGTGGCGGCGCGGGACAAGGCGCACGCGCCGGCGGTGGCGGCGGACGCGGGCCCGGGCCGGCGCCGGCGCTCGCGCCCGAGATCGCGGCGCGGTTGCCGAAGAGCCTCGCCGAGCGACCGACCGGCGCGTTCGTCGCCGGCGACTACAACACGGTCGAGCTGCTCGTCAGCGAGAACGCCCTCTCGCCGAAGTTCAACGGCGGCTCGCTCGGTGGCGGCGGCGGCGCGAATCGCGCGATTCCCGACAACGAGAAGAACGGCTTCGGCCAGATCGGCCTCTACGTCGGCGGCGCGGGCGAAGCGCGGTTCAAGAACTTCATGTACAAGGACGCGCTCGTGCGCGCGTGGGGGCCCGATCGCACGGGCCAGAACTGGCGCGCCGTCCGTCTCGACCCGCACTACTACGCTTGGAGCGCGGCCGTCGCCGACTTCAACAAGGACGGCAATCAGGACGTCGTCGCGGGCGCCTACGCCTACTTCGGCCCGAACTTCGCGATCCAGCGGCAGGTCTACACGCCGCACTCGTTCAACCCGACGGCCGAATACCCGCAGCCGGCCATGGTGAACCTCGCCTACGACTTCACCGGCGACGGTTGGCCCGACGTGCTGTCGATGAGCGGCAACGCCGGCAACGGCATCGGCAACCTCTACGTCAACCCGCAGAACCAGTCGCGGCTCTGGCCGCACTACATCACCATCCAGCCGGTCGGCAACGAAGAGACGCTCTTCAAGGACATCGACGGCGACGGCCGGCCCGACCTGATCCACGCCGGCATGAATACGCTGCGGTACTCGACGTTCGATTCCGCCAAGTGGGATCCGGCGAACCCGACCGCGATGTGGACGACGCACACGATCTCGGAGCCGGGACCGTGGGGCGTCAACATCGGGCATGGGCTCGGTGTGGGCGACGTCAACGGCGACGGCCGCGCGGATTACCTCAACGCCTACGGGTGGTGGGAACAGCCCGCCAAGGGCACGCCCGAAGGGCCGTGGACGCACCATCCGACGGCGTTCGGCCGGTGGGGCGCCTCGCAGGGCGGCGCCGGCGGCGCGGAGATCTGCACGTTCGACGTCAACGGCGACGGCCTGCTCGACGCGTTCGGCCCGATGGAAGGCCACGGGTTCGGCCTGGCGTGGTGGGAGCAGAAGCGCGACGCGAACCGCAACATCTCGTTCGTCGAGCACATCATCATGGACAACTTCCTCACGAAGAACGCCGGCGACGTGACGTTCACCGAGCCGCACGCCGCGGCCTGCGGCGACGTCGACGGCGACCGCCTGCCGGATCTCGTGACCGGCAAGCGCTACATGTCGCACTTCGGCTACACGGATCCGGATCCGTGGGGGGAACCGGTCATCTACGCGTACCGGCTCGTCCGGAACAAGCAGGCACCGGGCGGCGCGGAGTTCGTGCCCGAGCTCGTGCACAACCGCTCGGGCGCCGGGTCCCACATGGTCATCGCCGACATGAACAAAGACGGCATGAACGACATCGTCGTCTCGGTCAACATCGGCACCTACGTGTTCGAGAACCTGAGGAAGAAGCCGGCCGCCGCGCCCGCGGCGCGCTAG
- a CDS encoding sugar phosphate isomerase/epimerase has translation MAAISRREFLEKSAVGSAMAGVLAAGGARVGANPLGLPIGSQTYPHRQLIADGKFVDLLKQLKSIGVDQIELCGSLPGGTFYQEFNSLMSDPKAVRKQIEDNGLKAISCHFMFTELRDNLQRAIAWSKDMGLEQIMVPTIKSAIPGQPISGPNPLDEAKQLVDQFHKMAEQIVRAGMRAGAHNEAFDLVKLPDGTFVYDHVIQMTDPKLIGFQFQMSTYSVGMVASEYFKKHPGRFFSMHVQDLDIKAGRTPVVNGRGGGYAQTAVGQGGLDWAGTFAAARTGGVKNFFVEQNMEMTKASVAALKAMKS, from the coding sequence ATGGCTGCAATCTCGAGACGTGAGTTCCTGGAGAAGTCGGCGGTCGGATCGGCGATGGCGGGCGTGCTGGCCGCCGGCGGCGCGCGGGTCGGCGCGAACCCGCTCGGCTTGCCCATCGGGAGTCAGACGTATCCGCACCGGCAGTTGATCGCCGACGGCAAGTTCGTCGACCTGCTCAAGCAGCTCAAGAGCATCGGCGTCGATCAGATCGAACTGTGCGGTTCCCTTCCGGGTGGCACGTTCTATCAGGAGTTCAACAGCCTGATGAGCGATCCCAAGGCCGTGCGCAAGCAGATCGAAGACAACGGTCTCAAGGCGATCAGTTGCCACTTCATGTTCACTGAGCTCCGCGACAACCTGCAGCGGGCGATCGCCTGGTCGAAGGACATGGGCCTCGAGCAGATCATGGTGCCGACGATCAAGAGCGCGATTCCCGGGCAGCCGATCAGTGGACCGAATCCGCTCGACGAGGCCAAGCAGCTCGTCGATCAGTTCCACAAGATGGCCGAGCAGATCGTCAGGGCCGGCATGCGCGCCGGCGCGCACAACGAGGCGTTCGACCTGGTGAAGCTGCCCGACGGCACGTTCGTCTACGATCACGTCATCCAGATGACCGATCCGAAGCTCATCGGCTTCCAGTTCCAGATGTCGACCTACAGCGTCGGGATGGTCGCGTCCGAGTACTTCAAGAAGCACCCGGGCCGGTTCTTCTCGATGCACGTGCAGGATCTCGACATCAAGGCCGGCCGGACGCCGGTCGTCAACGGCCGCGGCGGCGGCTACGCGCAGACGGCGGTGGGCCAGGGCGGGCTCGATTGGGCAGGGACGTTCGCGGCCGCGCGCACCGGCGGCGTGAAGAACTTCTTCGTCGAGCAGAACATGGAGATGACGAAGGCGAGCGTGGCCGCGCTCAAGGCGATGAAAAGCTAG
- a CDS encoding VCBS repeat-containing protein has protein sequence MRRRLGIFVFALTAAAAGVTMPLTLHGQIGTFAPDWTFTGAALTGTRQVGQANWTATNGEIVAVPSSPAGGWLLLPGGFQDVQVGGEFRCSGECRVGVMLRSETAPDGTKGLYGVLAGGARAAQAIVVGADGAIGAPEPLTRPAPGQYRLAPPAPQPGAAGARAGGGGGGRGGAAPAPAMPFTSKFPPAPSDALRPNDWNQFELIVDADILRVAVNSYRPAGYFDGSNGLVVATDGKGGGYGPVALYVGGTGEVRFRHLALKDLNRRITPAPNVSARFRAQHIEDFYYGWSMAAGDFNHDGVLDVTTGNRYYLGPKFEESRELYLGQPYNPAKEYGPAMVNYAADYTGDGWDDILVVESRPPVLYVNPRGESRRWTRYAISPAVTSEAIAFKDVDGDGKANPIFAGGNVVQWIAPDPANPTAPWKVYVVSTPGPPGASIHGVGGGDVNGDGRLDIVVPHGWYEQPASGPTTVPWTFHQEAFGRAGNAGGEFEIFDVNGDKLPDIVTSLAAHGFGLAWYEQKKSASGGERTWVEHVIMGDFAAKNPGGVTFTELHALTAADIDGDGIKDIVTGKRRWAHEESYVDPDPMGPGVVYVFRTIRDPKAPGGARFQPELIHNRSGVGSMVQTADLNKDGAPDVIVGTNTGGWIFWNQRPAARGR, from the coding sequence ATGAGACGACGACTCGGGATCTTTGTTTTCGCACTGACGGCTGCGGCGGCAGGGGTGACGATGCCGCTGACGCTGCACGGGCAGATCGGCACGTTCGCTCCGGACTGGACGTTCACGGGCGCCGCGCTGACGGGCACGCGCCAGGTCGGCCAGGCGAACTGGACGGCAACGAACGGCGAGATCGTCGCGGTGCCGTCGTCGCCAGCGGGCGGATGGCTGCTCCTGCCGGGCGGCTTCCAGGACGTGCAAGTCGGCGGTGAGTTCAGGTGCAGCGGCGAGTGCAGGGTGGGCGTGATGCTCAGGTCAGAGACCGCGCCCGACGGCACGAAAGGGCTCTACGGCGTGCTCGCCGGCGGCGCGCGGGCCGCACAGGCGATCGTCGTCGGCGCCGACGGTGCGATCGGCGCGCCCGAGCCGCTCACCCGTCCGGCGCCCGGGCAGTACCGGCTCGCGCCGCCGGCGCCCCAGCCCGGTGCGGCCGGTGCACGCGCAGGCGGAGGTGGCGGCGGCCGCGGCGGCGCCGCACCAGCCCCGGCGATGCCGTTCACGTCGAAGTTCCCGCCGGCGCCCTCCGACGCGCTCAGGCCGAACGACTGGAACCAGTTCGAGCTGATCGTCGATGCCGACATCCTCCGCGTGGCCGTCAATTCCTACCGGCCCGCCGGCTACTTCGACGGCTCGAACGGCCTCGTCGTGGCGACCGACGGCAAGGGCGGCGGCTACGGCCCCGTGGCGCTCTACGTCGGCGGCACCGGCGAAGTCCGGTTCCGGCACCTGGCCCTGAAAGATCTGAACCGGCGGATCACGCCGGCGCCGAACGTGTCGGCCCGCTTCCGCGCGCAGCACATCGAGGACTTCTATTACGGCTGGTCGATGGCCGCCGGCGACTTCAATCACGACGGCGTGCTGGACGTGACGACCGGCAACCGCTACTACCTCGGACCGAAGTTCGAGGAGTCGCGCGAGCTGTACCTGGGCCAGCCGTACAACCCGGCGAAGGAGTACGGACCCGCCATGGTCAACTACGCCGCCGACTACACGGGCGACGGTTGGGACGACATCCTCGTTGTCGAATCGCGGCCGCCGGTGCTGTACGTCAACCCGCGCGGCGAGAGCCGCCGCTGGACGCGTTACGCGATTTCGCCAGCGGTGACCTCGGAGGCGATCGCCTTCAAGGACGTCGACGGCGACGGCAAAGCCAACCCGATCTTCGCCGGCGGCAACGTGGTGCAGTGGATCGCGCCCGACCCGGCGAATCCGACGGCGCCCTGGAAGGTTTACGTGGTGTCCACGCCTGGACCGCCAGGTGCCAGCATCCACGGCGTGGGCGGCGGCGACGTCAACGGCGACGGCCGGCTCGACATCGTCGTGCCGCACGGGTGGTACGAGCAGCCGGCGAGCGGCCCGACGACCGTGCCCTGGACGTTCCACCAGGAAGCCTTCGGCCGCGCCGGCAACGCCGGCGGCGAGTTCGAGATCTTCGACGTCAACGGCGACAAGCTGCCCGACATCGTGACGTCGCTCGCGGCGCACGGCTTCGGCCTCGCGTGGTACGAGCAGAAGAAGAGCGCGAGCGGCGGCGAGCGCACGTGGGTCGAGCACGTGATCATGGGAGACTTCGCCGCGAAGAACCCCGGCGGCGTCACCTTCACCGAGCTGCACGCGCTGACCGCGGCCGACATCGACGGCGACGGCATCAAAGACATCGTCACCGGCAAGCGCCGCTGGGCGCACGAGGAGAGCTACGTCGATCCCGATCCGATGGGGCCGGGCGTCGTCTACGTGTTCCGCACGATTCGCGATCCCAAGGCGCCGGGCGGCGCGCGCTTCCAGCCCGAGCTGATCCACAACCGCTCTGGCGTCGGATCGATGGTGCAGACGGCCGACCTCAACAAGGACGGCGCGCCCGACGTGATCGTGGGGACCAATACCGGCGGCTGGATCTTCTGGAATCAGCGGCCGGCCGCAAGAGGCCGATAG